In Poecile atricapillus isolate bPoeAtr1 chromosome W, bPoeAtr1.hap1, whole genome shotgun sequence, one DNA window encodes the following:
- the LOC131591728 gene encoding ran GTPase-activating protein 1-like, which yields MASEDITKLAESLAKTKVGGGQLSFKGQSLKLNTAEDAEKVIKQIEEFDGLEALRLEGNTVGVEAAKVIAKALEKKSELKRCHWSDMFTGRLRSEIPPALISLGDALIAAGAQLVELDLSDNAFGPDGVRGFEALLKSPACYTLQELKLNNCGMGTGGGKILAAALKECHRKSSAQGKPLALKIFVAGRNRLENDGATALAEAFGIIGTLEEVHMPQNGINHPGITALAQAFAINPLLKVINLNDNTFTEKGAVAMAETLKALRQIEVINFGDCLVRSKGAVAIADAVKEGLHKLKELNLSFCEIKRDAALTVAEAIEDKTELEKLDLNGNCLGEEVCEQLHEILEGFNMASVLGSLSDDEGEEDEEEEEEDDDEEEEEEEEQQQLKEREEEQESLTPKKIIDSQASTPVLSPPVDVATFLAFPSPEKLLRLGPKCSVLIAQQTDTSDVEKVVATLLRISSVFKDEAPVKTAVHETTDALMRKAFSSATFNSDAFVTNLLVHMGLLKSEEKIKTVPSLYGILMTLNHMVQQDYFPKSLVPVLSAFVTKPNRALDSCSFARHMLLQTLHQL from the exons atggcATCAGAAGATATCACTAAGCTTGCAGAGTCACTTGCCAAAACCAAAGTGGGTGGTGGACAATTGAGCTTCAAAGGCCAGAGCCTTAAACTCAACACAGCTGAAGATG CTGAAAAAGTGATCAAGCAAATTGAGGAATTTGATGGCCTGGAAGCCTTGCGCCTGGAAGGCAACACAGTGGGTGTGGAGGCAGCAAAGGTTATTGCCAAAGCCTTGGAGAAGAAAAGTGAGCTCAAG AGGTGTCATTGGAGTGACATGTTCACAGGCAGGCTAAGATCTGAGATCCCTCCTGCTTTG ATCTCTTTAGGAGATGCACTCATagctgctggagcccagctggtGGAGTTGGACCTGAGTGACAATGCCTTTGGGCCAGACGGTGTGCGTGGCTTTGAGGCTCTGCTGAAGAGCCCTGCATGCTACACTCTGCAGGAACTCAAGCTCAATAACTGTGGCATGGGCACTGGTGGTGGCAAG ATAttggcagctgctctgaaagAGTGTCACAGGAAGTCAAGTGCCCAGGGCAAGcctcttgctttaaaaatatttgtggcTGGCAGAAATCGTCTGGAGAATGATGGTGCcactgctctggctgaagcCTTCGGG ATCATTGGAACTTTAGAAGAGGTCCATATGCCACAGAATGGAATTAACCATCCTGGCATaacagctctggcacaggccTTTGCTATCAATCCACTGCTTAAGGTTATAAACTTGAACGACAACACCTTCACAGAGAAAGGAGCTGTGGCCATGGCAGAG ACTCTGAAGGCACTTCGGCAGATTGAAGTCATCAACTTTGGGGACTGCCTGGTGCGTTCCAAGGGTGCTGTTGCTATTGCTGATGCTGTTAAAGAAGGGCTTCATAAATTAAAG GAACTGAATTTGTCTTTCTGTGAGATCAAACGAGATGCTGCTCTGACTGTTGCTGAAGCTATTGAAGATAAGACAGAGTTGGAGAAGTTGGATCTCAATG GTAACTGTCTGGGAGAGGAGGTGTGTGAGCAACTCCATGAGATCCTTGAAGGCTTCAATATGGCATCAGTGCTGGGATCTTTGAG TGATGATGAAggggaggaggacgaggaggaggaagaggaagatgacgatgaggaggaggaagaggaggaggaacaaCAACAACtgaaggagagagaggaagaacaGGAGTCACTGACTCCTAAGAAGATAATTGATTCACAG GCTTCAACTCCAGTGCTCTCTCCTCCTGTGGATGTTGCCACATTCCTTGCTTTCCCATCACCGGAGAAGCTGCTGCGACTAGGACCAAAGTGCTCTGTGCTGATAGCTCAGCAG acaGATACATCTGATGTAGAGAAAGTTGTTGCAACCCTCCTAAGGATATCATCAGTCTTCAAAGATGAAGCCCCTGTGAAAACAGCAGTGCATGAGACAACAG ATGCCTTGATGAGGAAAGCCTTCAGTTCTGCCACATTTAATTCAGATGCATTCGTCACAAACCTTTTGGTCCACATGGGACTACTTAAG AGTGAAGAGAAGATCAAAACTGTTCCAAGCCTCTATGGTATTCTTATGACCTTGAACCATATGGTCCAGCAGGATTATTTCCCTAAATCCCTGgtcccagttctctcagcttTTGTTACAAA ACCCAACCGTGCTCTTGACTCCTGTTCATTTGCTCGCCACATGCTCTTACAGACCCTCCACCAGCTGTAA